Sequence from the Clostridium saccharobutylicum DSM 13864 genome:
CTTTACTCATTCTTTTTAACATAATTTTTTCCTCCGTATTTGTATAAGATTTAATATTAGTGAATATTTAATTTTAAATAAAGGTGATTTTTGTTTTTGACACTATATTATACAGATTAATATTGGTTATTTTGGTGCCTTTTAAAAAAAGTCGAATTTAGAGTTATAATAGAAAATAAATTTAAGTATATAACGTGAAAATTTATTTAAATAGATGATATACATCAAACCTTGATCCAACATAGGTGAAAGAACAAATGTTGAAGATTTAGCGAAATTTGTAAGGTTAATTTAAAGCTAATTATTTTGGAGACGATATTGAAGCTTATAATGGTTCAGAAGTAGTTAAGTTTACTCTCCTTAGACAGCAAGAGGATAAAGCTTACCAATAGTTTAAAACTTGAAAGTAGACTACTAAATAATTATTATGTAAAGTAAAGTGTGACAAAAACTTAAAATTAAATGAAGAAATGAAAAAATAAGAAAAATTATTCTACAAAAACATATGATTATTAAAAAGAAAATAAATTAAAATACAAACATAGATTAATAAATTGCATTATATTCATCATATCCGTATTTTGGATTTAAATATAATTAATTTTCAAATTGACATGAATATCCGTCTAACTTATAATTTAATTACACAATATTGAAAAAATAAGGAAGCGAAAATTAGTATGATAAGTGTTATTAAAACTGCAATTATAACTATAATAATATCATTTATATCTGGGTTGCTTTTAGACTATTATAAAGGGTTAGCACCTAGAATATTATGTAACATAGGAAAAGGCGTACCGCTAGTAATGAATAACAAAAAAATTTGTGCTTATATTCTTACTGTTAGGAACATATCAAATAAAACAATCCATAATATAAGCCTAAATGTACAAGGTTCACAGAATAACTTAAGAAGTGGAGATGCCAAAATAACAAAAGGTTTAAAATTTGATTCTTCAGAAAAAAATAATGTTTTAGATGTATCTATACCTTTTTTAAGTAAGAATGATGAATTTTCAGTCACTTTATATGTGGAAAATCAATATGGGGTGTATAATAAGCCTGTTGCTACAATTCGATCACCCGAAAATTTTAAGGAGATAAACTCTGTAAAACAAATTGGAATTCTATCGGGATTGTTTAATATACCTAAAAGTATAAGTAATGTATTTTCAAACACAGTGAAAGACAATGAAGCAAAAGCTCATAATAAAAAACATGATTCTAGAACTTACATGAGCAATGAACGAGGTAATAAGAAAACAGGAAATGGTAAACTTAGTAAGAATAAAAAGGCAATGATAGCAATTGCATCACTTATTTTAGTTATAAGTATTGGAGGGGTAGGAGCATTTTACTACAAACAGATAGCTGCTAGTACACAAACTCCTGATACAAAAACTAACGTTCAAAAACAATCCAATGATACAACAGAATCAACAAATGGAACAACTAAAAATACAGATACAAAATCATTAACAGGTGGAACAACTAAAAATTCAGGCACAAAATCATCAGCAAATGAAACAACTAAAAATTCAGGTGCAAAATCATCAACAAGTGGAACAAACGAAAATACAGATTTGAAAGCATCGACAGATGGAACAGGTAAAAATGTAAATTCAAAATCATCAACAAATGGAACAAATGAAAGTACAGATACAAAAACATCAGGAAGCGGAACAACTAAAAACACAGATGCAAAGACATCAGTAAGTGGAACAAGCGCAAGTACAGATATGAAGACACCAGTAAGTGGAACAAGCGGAAATATGGATGCAAAGACATCGACAACTGGAACAACAGGAAATACCGCAGATACAAAAACATCAACAAGTGGAACAAATAAAAATTCTTCCAATTAATATTTTGTATATTGGTCTATAACTATCAAATCAAATTTTATATGCTCCCTTTATAAGAACAGTTTTATTATTTTAACTGCCTACTATAATGGGAGCATTTTAATTACTGCATCCTACCACAGTTTCCATAACGATTAAATAAATTTCTATTCTAATTAATACATTAACTATACAAAAATATATTTGTTAGATACAATAGATATAAAATTACTTACGATAAGGAGTCTTATAACATGAAATACTATTTTGCACCGCTAGAAGGTATTACTGGATATATATATAGAAATGCATATCAAGCTTTTTTTGGACAAATTGATAAATACTTTATGCCTTTTATATCGCCAACTAAAAATAAGGGGTTTACTTCAAGAGAATTAAATGATGTATTACCAGAACATAATCAAGGACTTACTGTAGTACCTCAGATACTTACGAATAATTCAGAATATTTCATTGGTACGATGAATGAGCTAACTAAGTTTGGTTATAATGAATTTAATTTAAATTTAGGCTGTCCATCTGGGACAGTTGTTGCAAAACATAAAGGTTCAGGATTTCTTTCACAAAGAAAACAGCTGGATGAATTTTTAGAAGATATCTTTTCAAAATCATCAATGAAGATTTCTATAAAAACAAGAATCGGAAAGGATTCATCAGATGAATTTTATGAATTAATAGAAATCTTTAACAAGTATCCTTTAGAAGAACTTATAATTCATCCAAGAATACAAACAGACTTTTATAAGAACAAGCCAAATATGAAAGTATTTAAGGATGCATTAGAATTAAGCAAGAATCCTGTTTGTTATAATGGTGACATTTTTAATGTGAAGGATTATGTAGAATTGACAGAAATGTATCCTAGTTTGGATGCAGTAATGTTAGGTCGGGGTTTAATTGCGAATCCAGGACTAATCCGAAAAATTAAGAATGATAATGTCATAGATAAATATACAATAAAATCATTTCATGATGCAGTTTACGCAGGATATAAAGAAATACTTTCTGGAGATAGAAATGTATTATTTAAAATGAAAGAAATATGGTTTTATATGATACGTTTGTTTGATGAGAGTGATAAATATGCTAAAAAAATAAGGAAGACAGATAGATTATGCGAGTATGAAGTAATTATATCGATGTTGTTTGAAGAACTTGATATAGATGAAACACTTATACAAGGATTTAATATAGTCAATTAAATGAAGAAGCTATTAAGCATTATAGGTGGATCGTTCCATTTATAATGCTTAAATTTATTTTTGCACGATATTAAAATAAAAAATATGATAAAAGGCAAGAGTTTTGTATGAAATATTTAGTATAATAGATAGATGAGGTGATATTTTTGGGCGTAAATAATTTTTTGAGTTTTGTATTATTATTATCTGCATTAACGTTAATCTATATAGGTTATTATTCATGGAAAAGGAATAAGATATATGTTTCAATATCTTTACTTCCTGTTTCAATTTATGCATTTGGATATGCATTTGAAATATCATGTACAAGCATTCAATGCGTGAAGTTTTGGATTAAAATAGAATATCTTGGAATACCATTTTTAGCTGTGGTTTGGTTAATGCTTGCACTTGATTTTACTGGATATAAGGAAAAAATTAAAAAGAATATTCTAGCATTATCATATATTATACCCATTATTATAGTAATATTGAATTATACAAATGATTTTCATCATTTATTTTATAAAAAATTATATATGAATTATGATGGGATTTTCCCAATTGTAGAAATAACACAAGGTCCTTGGTATTGGGTAAATATTGAATATACATATGCTTTGATGATGATAGGTCTAATAATTTTTATACTAACATATTTAAAATCAGTATCAATTGTAAGAAAACAGATATTACTTTTAATAATGGCGTGGGTAATTCCTTGGATTTCAAATACTATTTATTTGTTAAAATTACTACCGTTTAATCTAGATATAGGCCCACTTGCATTAGCTTTTTCAGGAGTAATGTATAGTTTTGCAATATTAAAATTTAAATTTTTAAAACTCACACCAATAGCACTTGAAAAAGTTTTTTTTAGCGTATCAGAAGGTATTATAATAATAGATTCTGAAAATAATATAGTAAATTTCAATAATGTATCAAAAAATATTATTTCAGAATTAAAATACATACAAGCTGGCGATAAAAAAATTGATGAAGTATTAAAAGAATATGAAATGTTGTTGAACATAGTAAATGATGTTTCGTGCAATGAAGGTTTATTAAGTATAAAAGATA
This genomic interval carries:
- a CDS encoding tRNA dihydrouridine synthase translates to MKYYFAPLEGITGYIYRNAYQAFFGQIDKYFMPFISPTKNKGFTSRELNDVLPEHNQGLTVVPQILTNNSEYFIGTMNELTKFGYNEFNLNLGCPSGTVVAKHKGSGFLSQRKQLDEFLEDIFSKSSMKISIKTRIGKDSSDEFYELIEIFNKYPLEELIIHPRIQTDFYKNKPNMKVFKDALELSKNPVCYNGDIFNVKDYVELTEMYPSLDAVMLGRGLIANPGLIRKIKNDNVIDKYTIKSFHDAVYAGYKEILSGDRNVLFKMKEIWFYMIRLFDESDKYAKKIRKTDRLCEYEVIISMLFEELDIDETLIQGFNIVN